GATGCTCCTACTTCAGTCGCCCTCCCTCTCCACCGTGTTCTCAAACGCCCGCCCAGCGTCGCGCCGGCACCCACGGGTCTGGCGGTTCAGGCTGTTCTCCACTTCTCCTACGCCATGATCGTACGTACAGCCCTGCATCCTTCCAACAAGGCCCTGCTTCTCGGCGCATGCATGCGCGCGTACACGCGCCCCCAGGCGCCAAAGTGGGCTGAGCAACCGACCGGGCGCCTCGTTGTTGGCTATTGCCTTGCAGTGACGTCTGCCACGCTGGGCGCGCGGTTCAGCTTTcccggggcggcggcagcgacgcctgatcctaggccctgtttggttttttTAGCACAAGcagtacaaaaattttgacattagggtattaaataaaatcaatttacaaaattaactccaTAACGCtgtgctacttcgcgagacgaacctaatgaggcctttgtcCGCACGATTAGACGAATgtatgtagcatcactgtagccatcatcgattaattattatcattggattcgtcgtgaaaagttacacccatccgtggaaagatttttacaaataaactttgtttagtactccatgcatgtgtgatTCTTTTTCGGAAATCGTGTGCTATAATACGACGGGGAAACCAAACCGATCGGGGCCGTGAGGCGTCGACGACGCCTTCTCGTGGGGAGAAAGGATGCAGCAGATGCGGCCGCCACCGGATCCTGAACCGAACTCTGTTGTCACTTGTCAATTGTCAATCGACAGGAGCCGACTGCAGAGGCATCAGAGCTGCTCGCGCATCCATGCTTGAAGCCCTTGTTCAGAAGGCTGAGTGGCTGACTCGTCAGCCAGTGCTAGCACTAGTGTTCAGTGcctgtgtgtgagagagagactGCAGCAGCAAAGCATGATTGTTGCAGGTCATAGCATGCGTGCAAGATGGGTGTAGCAATGCTGTGGCCTGTGGTGCTGTGTGAATTGTGATACGTCTTGCTCATCAGATTCAGAGCAACTTTTCTGTTCCGCGACATGTTTGAGCAGCGGAGTAGAAACATCAGGAACAGTTGTTTCAGCTGtgggggtgtgtttagttcccacaaaatttccaaactttccaaactttccatcacatcccctatcacatcgaaacattaaatatagcaaataacccatgtatgaaatactaaatgtagttaaataaaaaaattaattgcatagttttgatgtacgttgcgagacgaatcttttgagtctagttaggtcatggtaggacaatgtTTAACATAAACAAACGAAACATGCTACAGTGAGCAATAGTGTTTTTCTGACGCTACAGTGTTTTTTcggtggaactaaacacagcctgggtgtgtttagatccgcaaAAATGTggtagaaaaagtcacatcaatCACTATAgcatattgtagcacttttcgtttgtttgtggtaaatattgtcctactatgatttaactaggctcaaaagattcgtctcgcaacgtacatcaaaactatgcaattagtttttttatttacctacatttagtactccatgcatgaatcattttctatatttaatgtttcgatgtgatttcgatgtgatggaaagtttgggaGAAGTGAACATAGCctgtgggtgtgtttagatccacgAAATTCTAGGAGAAAAtatcacatcggacactgtagcacactataacacttttcgtttgtttgtgataaatattgtcctaccatgacctaactaggctcaaaagattcgtctcgcaacgtatatcaaaactatgcaattagtttttttatttacctacatttagtactccatgcatgggtcatttgttatattatttaatgtttcgatgtgatggaaagtttgtgCGAACTGAACACAGCCTGTATAGCTGTATAGGAATTCATAACTCTTCTTCTGTCTGTCAGGAGACGGCAACATTTCTCACCAATCTAATCCTTGCATAAATCATGACGACACATCGCTATATGTACATCTGTCACAACAACGGCAGCCACTCCCCAATGTACAAACCTTACACTGCAACATCTGCAAACAAAACCAAACAGATTGCAAACTGCACCCACGATACAACAGGTCACTTTTACTCTAAACGTGACCAGAACCGCGGTAGCCCTAGAGAACTATAAACTTGCTCTTGACAGAAACCGAGAATATCGGCGATGGTATACTTGGCGCCGTGCCAGGTGACTGCAGCAGACGGGTACAAAGGCGCATGGTATGGGGTACTGGAGAGTTACTACCTACATGATTTGTCTACTTGGGTCCTCTAACAAAACGAGGATCTCTTCATCGTCTATGGTTCCGCTGTCAATTGCATACTGTAAAGCTGTTCTACCATCTCGGTCCGTGACTTGAGAATCAGCCCCCCTGCAAAGGCAGCAAAACAGCGAGTAAATTAGAATCTATACGTATTTCTAGTTCCTCAATTATCCCAATTTTCATTTAGGCTATAACCAACATGAACTTTGCATACCTGGAAAGCAGCAACTTGGCATACACATGTCTGCCTTTCATAATGCAGTGATGAAGTGGTGTTTGCCCTCTTGAATCTGTAGAATTTACATTGGCGCCATACTGCAGGAGTAGCTCGACCATGCCCAGGTCTGCGACACGGCATGCTAGATGCAGCAAAGACAATCCTTCAACATAATCATCCAATTCGTCTATACGGGCACTTGTGCTGGCAGGAGAAATAGAGTCCCCAGGAGAACCCTTCTCGAGCAGATTGCGATCAAAACATCTAGAACTTCCATTTGATGGTGAAGCCGGTTGCTCTTGTAGGAGGAGCGCTTTTCCCAGAGTCAAAGCCGAATTAAATGATGTATGTCCATAAGAAAAATTTACATCGGCATTTGACCCCACAATCAGACTGTACACCCCCTTCTTGTTGTTTGAACTTACATTATCCCACATCTGTTGTGCTAGCTGAATCTCATCCATGTTATGTTTCCGCACAAAATCCTTTTCAGCATACTGAAAATTAAGGGAAAAATAATTAACAGTTGAGTATATACTTTACAAAGTTGCAAATAAAAAGATGCCTCCCAACTTAATTCATTTTATACAAAAGATAATTAGTGATGGTAACAGAGGGTGAGGTTCAACGAGGGGTCAATTCAGTGCTATGGCTACACAGTTGTGAAGTGATCATCTAAGAGAAAGTAGCTAGGTTCCGCCCAGTTAGTGAGGCATTAAACAGTATGACCAATGTGGTACACCAAGGGCTAGTTTGGAAGAGGGGAAAGGTTCTATGAACTTCCAGGGTTTATCACATTTCTACTAAGTCCTAAGGGTTTATTTCCCAAAATCCCATTTCCAAGCAGGGCCAGACATTTTctaagaacagatctaatctataGATGCTGCACATGCAACATCATTTCACATATGTAAATTCACAATATCGGTGCTGATAAGTCTTCAAAAGAATGATCAGTGATAGTAATTGTCTGTTGAAAATTTAGAATAGACAGAAGTGGCAAACTATGAAGTACCTTGGCATGAATAAATTTCTCCTTCACTGCAATAGGATCAGATTGTTTAGGCTTGCTGAGTGCAAAGCCGCGCGATGTGTTTTCTAATCTATCAGCCCTGCATAACAGTAGAATTGCAAGTTGAATGAATAGCAATAGAAGGATTGTAAATTCTACAACTTCTGTATGCTAGTTTGTATAAGCAGCACCACAACGCTACCTTGAAACATCACCATGGTCAGCACAGCTTGACGAAGGTAGCATTTCCTCCCAGACAGTATTGGCGAACGCGTTGCCTAATGACTGGAAGAGATTGATAACAGATGGCTCCCAAACCCTGACATCAAGCGTCAGAGATCTTACCTGCCAAGCCAATGCAAGGTAAGTTCAGTATGCTACTCACATATACGATTCCATCCAACATATCAAATCTATAGTAGAAAGCCTGAATATGTCAGTACTGCAACCTACAGTGCCTGGTTGGCACAAAGCAATGGGCACTGGCGCACTGCACAGATACACATCATCCAAGACCCCAACGAATTCTGAATGCAGAACAATATATCTGAATTCTACAGTAATGTGATGAAAATTTTGCTTATTCAAATTGCAGACAATACTGCTCGTTTACCTTAGATATATGCACACCCATATTTCTGTGTACCCCAGAACACTCTATGCATAAAAGAACTCCAAGGTTCAGGGATGCCCAGTCAGGCTCTGAGGCACCACAATCGGCACAGTTACCATTGCCCGCCACTTTCCTAAGCAAGTCAATTGGCTTATCAGGCTTCATCATGCTTGTTCGGTGATGCTGTGTAGCCCTAGCAGAATGCTCGAAATAACCACTTCCTGAGTTCTTTTCCAGCATGCAATCTTCACTTATCGAATGTTCAAGTTCTGTAGAGCTACTGAAAGAACTGCTTTCGCTGGCAGTTCGATGATGACTGCTTCCCTTAGGACTCAGCAGAAGACGCTGTAAACAAAATATAATTTCATATAAATCAATTTCAGGTATATAAACAATGCAATGTGGGACACTCATCACCAACCCGTTCAGGGGACTGGGAGCTCAGCAAAGAAGCGATGACGCCAGTAATTTTTTCAATCCAATCCATCTGATCCATTGCACTCTCTGCCTGCACAATTTTAGGTTCATGTCACTAGATAGAAATCAATATGGAAACTATGGCTATTAAATAGTTTCGTACGGCATCATTCTGATAAAGAAAGACAGAAATAAAAATGTACGCTTAAGCTGCATACCTGCAATGTATAGTTCTTTGTGGGAGAAATTATTCTGAAACAGAACCGCAGATCTGATTGATCTGCATCAACTTTAATGGTTGATGTTAGCAAGTTTACAGTATGGCGTGCAACAGATTTCTCATCATGCACGCCGCCATGATAATGAGATGAGAACCATCTGCTGAGCAACCCAGAACCATGTTCAGAGGGCATGCTAGTTCTTTGGTTAGAATAACCACTCTACAAAATCAAAACAAAAGATGATGAAATAATTTAAATGAAACACTGCTTAAGTGTGCCAAAGATATTATCCAAGTATTGTGACTTGTGAGAGTACTTACAGACGGCCTACTGTTCTGCTTGCGATAATAGTATAGCATTCCTCGACTGTCGAGGACAAAGAACCTCCTTTTCCAATCACCTCTCAAATTTGAAGACCTCTTGGAAAGATAACCTTGTCGAATGGTCTGAACCTGAAATTAGTTACTTTCAGTATAAAATGCATTCCCCTTGTTGGAATTCCACAACTGTGCATGCGTGAATATTGTCTTCGGATACCACCAGTATATGTTACCTTGCCCTTTGAAGCCGATTGCATCGCTGCTTCAATCATCTTATGAGAACTCCTACCAATTGCTTGTATTCCATCACCGTTAGGGGAATCATTCATTCCATTTGGTGACCACCGACTTTCCCGATCAATTTGTCGTTTGAATTCTTGCATTCTCTCAACAAGAGCAGCCTGCTCATAGTTAGACCTTTCTCTCGATTGCTGTGCGTAAGCAAGAACCTGCAAAAGAAAAGGCATGATGCACGATGTAAACAACCTTTCTCGGATTCAGAAAAATAGAAAGGGAAGGAAAACTCTAAAAGGGGATGAACAAATCAGGTCTGGAATACAGCTATTTGAACAATTACAGAAATAGTAACCAAAGGTGATGCATTGTAATTCATGAAATCATAATATATAAATGTTATACCCATTCAGCAGACCAAAAAGCAAAACGATTTGAGCAATTAATGAAGCAAATCGAGCAGAAGCACCTAACACCTTAATTACAGGTATTGCAAGATCTAAATAAGTTGGTATCTTGAAGCAGGAACAGGAAGGCAGTAATGTGTGATTGGCAAGAATAATGATTGGTGCATCAGTTCCAGAATGTGCTGTTAACTCCATAAAGCAGGACATGTTTACTGCATCAACAAAGTTGACCACTATACAATATAGTCAACTAGAGCACTAAAAACAAGAAAGGAGATATCTTGGCTAAAAGAGTTACTTGATTGATATATGGTTCCATCTGATGTAGTAGTTCGTATCCCTGAAAAAAAAATAGCAGTAGAGTGAGCTTGAATCACATTTGTAGATAAACTAGAATTGTCAATGTGAAAACAATAGCAAGAACATACTTGTTTGAAATAACGAAGGTGTGCATCCATTGTCCCACTAACAGCCTCCAAAAATTCAAACCTTTTCTTAGCCTCGATATTTGAAAGTGTGGTCACCTGAATATAAAGTTATAAATACAgataaggcaaacaaaggcatCACACCAATCAAAATAAAGAATCTTGAACAGTGACAAGTAGAGAGTGTATGCACCAGATTGAAACGTGCTTGCTCAAATGAAGATCTAGCACTGTGAAGCTCCTGAATATGTCAC
This portion of the Panicum virgatum strain AP13 chromosome 2N, P.virgatum_v5, whole genome shotgun sequence genome encodes:
- the LOC120661200 gene encoding ADP-ribosylation factor GTPase-activating protein AGD3-like — protein: MFFSRLDDSPMFRKQMQSLEEGAELLRERCLKFHKGCRKYTEGLGEAYDGDIAFASSLETFGGGHNDPISVAFGGPVMTKFTIALREIGTYKEVLRSQVEHMLNDKLLQFVDIDLHEMKDARKRFDKATLLYDQAREKYLSLKKGTRTDVATAVEDELHSARSSFEQARFNLVTTLSNIEAKKRFEFLEAVSGTMDAHLRYFKQGYELLHQMEPYINQVLAYAQQSRERSNYEQAALVERMQEFKRQIDRESRWSPNGMNDSPNGDGIQAIGRSSHKMIEAAMQSASKGKVQTIRQGYLSKRSSNLRGDWKRRFFVLDSRGMLYYYRKQNSRPSSGYSNQRTSMPSEHGSGLLSRWFSSHYHGGVHDEKSVARHTVNLLTSTIKVDADQSDLRFCFRIISPTKNYTLQAESAMDQMDWIEKITGVIASLLSSQSPERRLLLSPKGSSHHRTASESSSFSSSTELEHSISEDCMLEKNSGSGYFEHSARATQHHRTSMMKPDKPIDLLRKVAGNGNCADCGASEPDWASLNLGVLLCIECSGVHRNMGVHISKVRSLTLDVRVWEPSVINLFQSLGNAFANTVWEEMLPSSSCADHGDVSRADRLENTSRGFALSKPKQSDPIAVKEKFIHAKYAEKDFVRKHNMDEIQLAQQMWDNVSSNNKKGVYSLIVGSNADVNFSYGHTSFNSALTLGKALLLQEQPASPSNGSSRCFDRNLLEKGSPGDSISPASTSARIDELDDYVEGLSLLHLACRVADLGMVELLLQYGANVNSTDSRGQTPLHHCIMKGRHVYAKLLLSRGADSQVTDRDGRTALQYAIDSGTIDDEEILVLLEDPSRQIM